Part of the Bombyx mori chromosome 19, ASM3026992v2 genome is shown below.
gggagaggtcgaccgaagaagacatggacaAGCCCTACCGAAAGCaatacttcgcagaatctaaccacaggatcggaatctcgactcactgagaagatacactcgagaaactcagagggcgcATTGTGCCTTACCCACATACACGGGTCAAAAAGAAAGTCCAGCACACCAAAAGTCAAATCTTGCTTCACATCGGTAGCATAGCCAATATGACCCGCCacaaaattaacatcattataCCCAATGCCAAATATCAACTCGATAGCTGCGGATATAAATCACATTTTGACCCGGTCGCCGGGCTAATGAGCGTGTGAGGTCAAGGCTCGAGCCTTGATAAACGAATAATAGAACGAATAAGTGGCCTTCGGTATTCATAGTTGTAGTTGCTATTTAAAGGTGAAGGCTACATTGTATTCCCCTGCGTATGTAAAATGATTGACGTGTGAAAGCTAGGAGCTCTCTCGGCCGTTCTTAGGGTTAATACATTGCAAAACCGATCcgttagtagattctgcgaagcactgctctagtcTTATATCTTAGTTAATTtgtaagataatttttttaaattctttattagagccatacacctattaggttaagtcggctaatTTGTAAGATTTATATGTAATTCATTAATACAGAATTACTGGACACATGCTTTTATTCAGTGACCAAAAACCCACAATTAAGGGAGTCCTTAAACCCCTAAAACAATAATTGTCTCTGGGCGGTCACTTTGTTGCCATCTACAATAATATAAGTTTTTGACTACATTGATGTTATTgtcagttttattttgtataaatcgCTTATCTTTTTTTGTCAATGCTTTTTATTTACTTGTATTTCTACTCTAATAGTCACAAATCGTTAAATGTCttgtaagtatgtatgtattataaaaaaatccacAATTTTAAAGCTCAATATTTACTAAGTAACAATCTTCTatgtgttgtttttttgttccattttatatttaactagctgacccggcaaacttcatagtgcctcaatcgataaataaaatacctaagcttttgtataaaataaacttagaacaaacaaaaggaatccgtccgacaggggtacacaaaacaaaattgttatttttatttaattccgagcattttcatatttatctaccttttaaaccttctctggatttccacaaagatttcaagaccaaaattagccaaatcgatccagccgttctcgagttttagcaatactaacgaacagcaattcatttttatatacacacatatagatgagaattttattatttgtgtatatttaaagaattttaaTGGAACGCATTCGAATAAATCACCCTTGTTCTTGACGTCACTTAAAGCGCGGGTGGCATTGACTCCACAATTGGACATTGACATATGGATTccaatacttttttaaaaaatcgaTATCATTAACCGACGACTTATATCAATTTATAACTTAGAAATCGATTGAATTTCACTTATGACACGTACACTCGTCGATTACAACGAAGAGTTCCACtggcgaactaacccacagacacagcccactgagtttctcgccggatcttctcagtgggtcgctaccCCGATCCCGTCGTAGACTCTtcgaaggactgctcttgctagggctagtgttaacaaattctctcaggttgagctcaccTAACCCTTTAGGTCAGTGGTCGGCAAACTTATTAGCTAAAGAGCCAAATACGaacattacaataattaaaaaaaggattGGGAGCCGAAATCTGCTTGtttagtaaatttttattacactaaatAGGTAGTGCGCTAAATGCAGAGCCGCATTTAAGGAGCCAAAGAGCTACATGCGAATATGGAGCCGCACTTTGCCGATTAGGCTATcagtgaataggtagaaaaataatagtttaaaaaaactaaaaaacacgctttaagtatataaaattcaactaaaaaatagaaaataaattttaatacataaatttaaattgaaaatagtgtaaaatatattttatttaagtaatatcttaaaaagcaccccacgctttttttaaatataatatatctttttttttttaaataaactataacaCGTACACCGTGATATTTCTGCAACGAAGAATTTGTTCGTTCTTATCTAAACGTTAAAATAGGGGTACATATATCACAAGTCGGTTGGTTTTCAAAGAGCTATTCAGTTTGTAACCGATCCATTACCCAGTTTTAACCTGGGCGTTTTGATACCTCTAGACCAAGagcgcaataaaaaattaatatacctATTAATATCGTTGTTACAGCGTTAGCAAGAATCATCCGGCGGAGGGCACGCCCGAGCAAGACTCGGCGCAGCCCGCGACCGTCGACCTGCCTCGCACTAGAGATGGAGAGATCGACTATGATGGTGAGgaattgcagttttttttattgccttaattAGACCAggctttttttgttatgattaaaggattactggtggcccggaggcctttccattttcaccaggaggggtgggatttgctaacagctgcccgagcgcctccgaaggagacctaacagctcaagagcagctgcttcgcgaatgaatctactaccggatcggaatcgtgacccgctgagaagatccggcgagaaactcagcgagctgattcatgggttaggttgcacggcgaactctttgtcgagttcgacgagtacggttaccggggtccctaagcctgctcctagtgttagagctgaaggcgtctaatgcaaaggttattggatctgatggatccgtaaggacgtgtagaCCAGTCTAcgatcaccttgagatatgacaaGTGACAttttcccatagacacagtccactgagtttctcgccggatcttctcagtaggtcgcgtttccgatccggtgatagattctgcgaagcattgctcttgctacggctagtgttagcaacgtcgtcaggttagagccccgtgagcttacctactcgcTCGGTATATCTATTATGACGCCTCGaggtcaaatcaaatcaaatcaaaaaaaaaattttttttttttttttcaaatcaaatcaaaaaaagctattcaacataaatgaaagtgcatacttgttgaacgtgaaaagaactaccgccaattcacaaaaactagcttCCGTCTTGagaagaaactcagcgggcatgtctttttttttaatattagaataagGTCACCAGAATGGGTAGGGAAAATAATAATGTCGTTTTTATCACAAAAAACAGATGTGCCTCAAACCCAAACTCGGTTGAAAGAGGCCGAATGGTGAGGGTTACAATACTCCATAGAAGAAAAATGTTGTCGATATGATTCCTTCTAGTTTCTTTTCTACTCGATAAACgtcaatattatgtatttatcgtAGCTCTCTACGAGGACGAATCGGACAGTGACCTCGGATCGATGGAGAACCACGGCTCGGTTGTCACGCATCTCCTGTCGCAGGTCAAGATCGGAATGGATCTCACAAAGGTCAGTATGCACTATATATAAATGTAGAATTTATTATACAGGTAATCTAACATGACAATAGTCTTGTTACACTGGGACTTGTCGTCATCCGATAACATATACACCCGGGTTTAGTTTTAGTTCATAAATGGAGCTATAGTCAAAACAAAATGTGTTTTCCGACGGGTATTTAATTACCTGTAAAATGTAGGTTAATAATGTCAGTGGTAGCGTGCCGTAATTTCCTGCCTATTACATCGAAGCTGGAATAGATACTTCTATATTTTAATCTAAAgcgttattgcttagattagagctcacagcccgcctgacgTCAAATAggtaccggagcctatagaaatTTACAAAGTAAttgctgccacctaccttgagacatgagttctaaggtttcagctgtttacagtacaacgggtgccccacgcttcaaaccgaaacgcattactgcttcacatgtcatacctacccgtggggactcataAAACGTCCTAAATTACTATACGtacgaaaattgtaattttgcggctctgatttttattacgtggtatttattattccttcgccgtCGAAATAAATCgtgtgaacgtttgttaagtacatatttcattggaaaaattaaggtacctacctacttgtCGGATTGGAACATTGGAATGCGTCtaattctttaggccacgacgacttctaatgtTTCGTTGTGTACGGTCCGCTTTTTAATACCAAATGAGAGTAAATAGgtgttaaaagaaataaaatgtaacattACAGGTTGTGCTCCCGACTTTTATACTGGAAAGACGATCGCTATTGGAAATGTACGCGGATTCGTTCGCTCATCCCGACCAATTTATAAAGTAAGTTTAGTATTAACAAGTTTAGTAAATTTAGTATGAACAAATTTATAACGTAAGCTTAGTAtgaacaaatttataaaataagtttaGGATGAACAAGTTTATAACGTAAGTTGTGTtaacaaatttataaagtaaGTTTAGCATTAACACATTTATAACGTAAGTTTAGTATAAAGAAATCTATAAAGTAAATTTAGTATGAACAAAATTCTTCCGCCACATCTACACTTAAATGTACGCGCAAAATGAACTGTGTGCTTAAGCTgtcttttttaacattctcgatagcgtaataaacagcgcccctagcggcaaacgtaggcaaacgttccaactgcatacgtactgagttaacttttacgctatcgagaacgttaagaaactcgtcCTAAGCACACTTAGCACAATTTTCTCTTCTGCTTGTTAATCGAAAAGCTTTAGTTGTCTAaacgatttttgtttttatattttgtttctacgaaatatcaataaatttttaagtGAGTGAGTGAAGTATCAGTGATTATGTTCGAACATCGATCGCTCAACGAACACTAGTTATACTTATTAACATAAATCTTAAGATGTATCGGAGGATATATTGTCGATAGCATTATTATAATTAGGTGCCTGGATGTATGAGAAAAAGAAAccactaaagttttttttttttaggagtgtgtacaagctcacagtccagctggcttactggagcccatagatttctacaacgtaaatgcgtaccttgatatttaaattctaaggtctcagtatagttacaacggctgccccactcttcaaacgcattactgcttcacggcaatgcgccacacatcttgagatataaattttaaggtctcagtatagttacaacggctgccccacccttcaaacgcattactgcttcacggcagaactaggcggggcggtggtacctagccgtgcggcctcacaagaggtcctaccactagtacacAAGTCATAAcgttaattaaaacttaaaacaactatgatgatatttttttcggGCTGTTGGCTGAACCTCCTGCGAGGTCTCCGCGTCTAGGGGGCGCgcaggtatgtgggacttgacgatctgaaGATGTTGAATGAATATGATGACCTGGGTCATGTGGTGTGGATAATGAACACTATTATCCCCAGCTTTGTCTGCTGATTCGTAAAGATTACGTTCTCTAACTTCCAGGATAGTAGAGTTGCCGACGCCGCGCGAAAGAATGGTGCAAGTGATCCGCTGGTACCTGAGCTCGTATCACGCCGGTCGCAAGTCGCAAGTCGCCAAGAAACCCTACAACCCCATACTGGGGGAGGTGTTCCGCTGTCACTGGGACCTGGACGGTGCACTCGATAACCCCAATGATAAGGTAAGGGATTCTCTGCTTTGTGACTTGCAGCTCAAACCTCTCAGATAGGTAATACGTGAGCCCAAAGTGAGATATAGTGGTATAGTGAGTGATGTAGTGGGTAGTGAGGCATACTGCGATCACATCAGTGGGAACCATCATTCTGCCCATTTGTGTCGCAAATTAAAGTAGTAAAGACTTAACAATGCCTTTCAAACAAGGCCAAGAACGAATCCTCAGCGGTAGATATCACTTCCGATCTTGCGAaccgaatgataaacagtcgacgtcgcccaaaacacgtcatttcggatcctcccgatctactaacggggattttaggtacctcaagcaccggtcgtcgttctcgtcgaacccgtcttgcgacgaagggctcagcgagtaaattaatccacagacacagcccagtgaatttctcgccggatcttctcagtgggtcgcgttttcgattaggtggtagattctgcgaagcacggctcttactagggtccgtgttagcaacaacgtcagatttgagccccgtgagctcacctactcgcccggttacgctaaTATAATCTCTCAAAATCATCAGCTtagatagagaaaaaaaaacagcggtAGGTCGTGATTTCGTTGAAGTCgattaagctgatagccttgagaggctatgtcagcgtcgtcttaactagtaggtgagctcacggggctcaaacctgatgagaTGTCTACAAACGTCAGCGATTGCTCCACATTTCCCAAAGTTCGCAGCCAGTCCTGTATAGAGACTGGGGACTGCTTATAAAATATGAGAAactagctgtactcgcccgcttcgctgggcatttaaaatgaacattattattatttattgtcattattattagggagtccaacactcaagtagtgcccttgtactctgtatccttattgtcgtgtttttacaaaatatctatatatataaaaatgaattgcggttcgttagtctcgctaaaactcgagaacggctggaccgatttggctaattttggtcttgaattatttgttgaagtccagagaaggtttaaaaggtagataaatatgaaaatgctcggaattaaataaaaaattttctttgatgtgtcccccgtcggaccgatttgttttgtttgttttaagtttattttatacaaaagtgtaggtattttctttatcgattgaggcactgcgaagtctgccgggtcagctagtattaaataaataaatatgagccTATCCatcaagtacatgtattttctacatggataccaagtttcaagtcaatcggatgcatggttcagtagttataacggaacatccgtaaaaaccactgtagatttatatattaactagcggcccgctccggctccgctcgggtcattaacaataatttcaacattttttttaaataaaagaacacttattgaggcataactataatagttagacatacgctgtcgcgacactttttgtaaataataatgtgttctacattattttattctatcatcaatcgtttttgcagggcacgcgatgtaaataatattttaggtaattttttttacaccttgggttacattattggagttttagtaaggatcccatttttagtaaggataatttttttcaaaaagaactatacctatgtcactcgggaatagtgtagcttccaaacaagtaaaagaatttttcaaatcggttcagtagttccggagcctattcaatacaaacaaacaaacaaaattttctactttataatattagtatagtgaAAAATAGTTGAGATGTAACCGTATTTCGCAGCAAGAGGTAGGGGACGGTCCGGTACCGTGGTGCAGTCCGGACCAGTTGTCGTTCGTGGCCGAGCAAGTGTCCCACCATCCTCCCATATCGGCGTTCTACGCGGAGCACGTCAACAAACGCATCCAGTTCGAAGCCTGGGTGTGGACGAAGAGCAAATTCCTCGGCCTGTCCATAGGAGTCCACAACATCGGCAAGGGCACGGTCACGCTCATCGATCTCGGAGAGGAGTACACTTTGACATTCCCCAATGGTTACGGCAGGTGAGAATTTCGACCATGCttcctataataataataattacatttatttactccacaatacaaataacttttcaatgAATATAACATAAATTTCTAATTCTATCTAAACAATAttgcaatatatttattatactgaCAGTGGAGATAAAAAGGCCGCGGCTCAGCTTTGTGATAGCTGAAACTATCGCTGTTATTCTGCCGCTGCCTATGTCCATGTGGAAAGTTTATGTGgtaataatgttacgcgctagggttcgggataaataaaaattctaccgaagtataaattgaaactgtatttatcacttagaacactcacagaacactttagaattctcaattcacttcttccgcttcgcttcaggtgatccgttcactgtttcgcttcgaatagatCCGATTGCTGACTGCTTCGTGCCATCTTTGTaaagcttttatagtcgagacgacatccctagatttatcgagtacattctgggcaagtcgagtagcttgtatgtgtgtttccgctatctgacaattgATGGCGCTGTTTTGGCTAcccggcgatagatggcgttactctagCTCTTACCGGGGTAGCAATAGCATTgaaatcaacaatacaatgtcTTATGGTTCATAGACATCACCCACCTTTCAatccgaaacacattactgcttcacggcaggaataggtagggcggtggtacctacccatgcggactcacgagaggtcccaccaccagtgcTTTATAATACACCTGAGGTATCCCACGGTACATAGTCATTAATAATTTCAGATCAATATTAACGGTACCGTGGATCGAACTGGGCGGCTCTGTGGTCATCGAGTGCGTGCAAACCGGCCACAAAGCCAACATAGAGTTCCTAACGAAGCCATTCTACGGCGGCAAGAAGCACAGGGTGACCTGCGAGATATTCGCCGGCGCTGAGAAGAAGCCGTACTACACCGCGCAAGGCGAGTGGAACACCAGGATGGATGGGAGGTGGACCGACTCAGGGGTGAGTGCGCTTCGTCGTGGCCCCAAAGCCAAGACGCCTCGTGTactcgtgtcgagcgatgccaCTATCAGAGCCCCTCTAGTCAGAGCACGAATGACCATCGAAAAAGTATTCGTATCACTATcgagaaaaaaattataggaTTTAAACAGCGCCCTCTACCGCCCGTAAAAAGATTAATTTCAGGGACACGAATGAGTTTACTTACTTTCGTTTCGCAATCGAACCGTCACGTAACTCGAAACTTATACTCATAATAAAGAGCACGGAAATTGTTTTGACATACGGTAACGTAAATCTCGAAGGCTGGCTATCGAGTACCTACTATACTTGAGCCATTACAAACGTGCGAACTgagtcataaatattttttatcagaCCTCTTGCTCACACTTCTAGTGTTGtgtgtataaaatttaaatcaatataattacacaaaaaaaaaccttatttatttaaatttaaaaaagattttttccgGGTCACTTTTTAATTAGTTAAGCACTATCAACACATTATGATTAACCGAACGAGTTTGGGTGTTAATATCGCcctttaatttaacaaaaaattaagttaTCGAAAAATGCTTCCATGATTCGCATAGGATTGTCTAATGATATTAACACAATTTTTACAAACATATACAGTTACATGTACCACTCATCAACGACCACGTCATCTGACTAGCTGAACCAGAGCGGCATCCGTTTATCGATATCGAGTTGTGCGGCATTGTCACATTCCTTTCACGTAATGTTTTAAGACTCAGGTCGCACGTTTGTAATGGCCCAAGTATACCATCTAATGTAATGACCCGTTTTCGTATCGAGTACTCGATACATTCACATTACAAAATCGTTAGATTTTCGTGATTCACGTACTATTGAAATTAACTCgcattaattgtaatttatgcAATTACCGGTTGGCCTTGAGAGCCCGTGCGGGTAGGCACCCCACCTACTATTTCTGACTTGAAAGGTGGTACAGTTCTTTGATTGAAACCATACAAGTGAGACCCCCTGTCTTAACGTCGGTGGCGACATTCGCGTTATGATTTAAATACACTCTGGTGACCACATAACCCTAAGCTGGCCCTAACCTTGTCTATCCCCtcgtctatttttttatttttatttttattttttacctttaaacatgacaaaacaaaaaatttcataatttgcctaattcatcccagacatgaattagagaagcttaTAATTTCGGATCGCATGGAGAGAAACGCGCCGTgagcagaacaccagccagacaAATCTGATAAGGGAAGCACTAGATGGTaatctgtaccatgcggtccatgccacccataaccgaacactgtggaggaaagtcacatgtggtcgcgatcctcagcagtgagataACGAtgtagaatagaatagaataatatgAGATTATAGTTCGTTCGCGTTAAGAATGCAGTGAGTCATCAGTGCAACTGCATGGTAAAGGTGTTTCACAGTGttgttaaaattcaaacaaattatatttttaaagattaattttaacgaatttaaaaaatacacttaaaagttaaaaatcatattaggtcattaatattttaatcaatatcacTAGTAGTACATATCCTCgttagtatttataataaaagaattttcTGCAGCGTATTCCATGACGTCATCTAAATACCCCATGGTATTTTCTTCTTGTAAGTCGTTGTCTTACATCTTCATACAGTCGACGGTATATTGGGCGTTTTTATTTCCTACGTAAGTCTAGAGAGATCATGTCAGCGTCGCCTGGctagtaggtgacctcacggggctcaaacctgacgatgttgctaacacgaaccctagcaagagccgtgcttcgcagaatctaccaccggatcggaaacgcgacccactgagaagatccggcgagaaactcagtgggctgtgtctgtgggttaatttactcgtcgaaccgaTGACCGGACATTGAGCGTTCGTTCCTCAGCGGTCGGAGATCCTGTTCGAAGTGAGCAACATGAAGCCGCGGCGCAAGCGCGTGGCGCCCGTGAGCCGGCAGCTGCCGCACGAGTCGCGCCGCGTGTGGCGCCACGTGACGTGCGCCCTGCGCGCCGCCGACTGCGACGCCGCCACGCTCGCCAAGCGACACGTGGAGCAGGCGCAGCGGGACGCAGTCAAGCACCGCGAGGCCAGCGGGGAGAAGTGGCAGACGCAGGTACGCTACTCGCTTACTggaggataggtaccaccggcaaaaaaaaaaggtaccaccgccctgcctatttctgccctgaataagtaatgcggtttgaagggtggggcagccttgtaactatactgagaccttattagatgggtggacgagctcacagcccacctggtattaagcggttactgaagcccatatacatctacaacgtaaatgcgccacccaccttgagatatcagttctaagctctcagcataggtacaacggctgccccgcccttcaaaccgaaacgcattactgtttcacggcagaaataggcagggtggtggtacctacccgcgcggactcacaagaggtcctaccaccatatctCACCATATCTATACCTATACCATacctatctcaaggtaggtggtggtatttacgtttgtagatgtttatgggctccgctaaccacttaacaccatttgagccgtgagcttatccacccatataagcaatttaaaaaaaacagtttattgTGCAACGACACATCTGAATTGAGGCCATCAGCGTAAAAGTGGCCGAGCCCACAGTTTTTCACAATTGGTGCttctatattgcaatttatttgaaacaaaataaattttgacgcaaaaccggcctatccatagtttcacccatagataacagacggctttgtaaacattattttcgcgcgtattgtttttgcctacaaAGCAGCGTAAAAGGAAATTCAAACCTCgatatctccatactaactatggtaagcttaggccacttttgcactgacgGCTTCAATTCGATATTCGAATTTATAACCGTTACTACTAGGGACGCAATATTTGAATACTCAGTCAAAATTCGGACTAATTTGGGGTTTTCACATTTCAGCTTTTCAGTCCCAGGATCGAAGAAGGCTGGGAGTACAAGTCGCCTCTCAAGAACCGCAACGTGCCCTGCAAATCGCCCCAACACAAGCACTCTGAGAACGACAATACGAGATAATCGTATCAAAGTAGAAGAGACTTTATTTATATCAACACTAAGGTAGTGATTCCTGTCACGGCTATACCGGTCCCTTTAGTGCAGGCACGTAGCCGAATCCATGGGTAATGTTGCTAGATTAAATAAAACGAGAAGATAATATTCATagtagtttttgaattttttttttcttttttttaaataggagtTCGTTTCCAATAAAATGTATGTAGAAGATAATATTCTTTGTTGTTCGTTAACTTCATAGACAACGTGGCGTCTCGGGCAAGTCGTTATGCATCGTGAAATGTCCATGTTTCCATTTTTGATTGTGTATAAAACCACTTTTATGCTGTTAGCACACACacgaccggtttttttttttttggactaaATTTCAATTTTGGTCGTGTTatagaaaaacaaattaaaaactcaCTTGAACCTTTCA
Proteins encoded:
- the LOC101736036 gene encoding oxysterol-binding protein-related protein 9; translated protein: MMEGSLSKWTNVMKGWQYRWFVLDENAGLLSYYTSKEKMTRGVRRGCVRLRAAVIGIDDEDDSTFTITVDHKTFHFQARDGAERERWVRALEDTILRHGRRERWSRCVPAPRHRHGDLERRIAEADAYLQIMIELVSKMNTRVSELSDPQEKGKGQIILDHSNAMLDNIKHSIVLLQIAKNTVNPVNGIYQGPTNPSQTHIKQSGEMSPRVEIGSECRELATPTHDMPALEDIDTARPAMSLLVPDTSYSSSEGEDDFYDADDEPATSIQPGSSVSKNHPAEGTPEQDSAQPATVDLPRTRDGEIDYDALYEDESDSDLGSMENHGSVVTHLLSQVKIGMDLTKVVLPTFILERRSLLEMYADSFAHPDQFIKIVELPTPRERMVQVIRWYLSSYHAGRKSQVAKKPYNPILGEVFRCHWDLDGALDNPNDKQEVGDGPVPWCSPDQLSFVAEQVSHHPPISAFYAEHVNKRIQFEAWVWTKSKFLGLSIGVHNIGKGTVTLIDLGEEYTLTFPNGYGRSILTVPWIELGGSVVIECVQTGHKANIEFLTKPFYGGKKHRVTCEIFAGAEKKPYYTAQGEWNTRMDGRWTDSGRSEILFEVSNMKPRRKRVAPVSRQLPHESRRVWRHVTCALRAADCDAATLAKRHVEQAQRDAVKHREASGEKWQTQLFSPRIEEGWEYKSPLKNRNVPCKSPQHKHSENDNTR